In the Phaseolus vulgaris cultivar G19833 chromosome 7, P. vulgaris v2.0, whole genome shotgun sequence genome, one interval contains:
- the LOC137830192 gene encoding WRKY transcription factor 23-like: MEKKEMVVKTEDAVGSSSIPCYNSNVYPFSNAFDFSEVEKSSLGFMELLGVQDYSPLLELPQLSTVSVPHHSTVKVPSDNGKESSEVLNHQPATPNSSSISSASSDAVNDEQKMTLDQVEEDDDEEEEEEGQQKTKKQLKPKKTNQKRQREPRFAFMTKSEVDHLEDGYRWRKYGQKAVKNSPFPRSYYRCTSVSCNVKKRVERSFTDPSVVVTTYEGQHTHPSPVMPRSGVSAGYATNLASVFPQAGNYLSQYQQQHHHQQLIFSTLSSLGFPYNDSSSPKNAGFTQERRLCNPGTNAFLRDHGLLQDVVPSHMLKEE; this comes from the exons ATGGAGAAGAAGGAGATGGTTGTGAAGACTGAGGATGCGGTTGGGTCCTCTTCCATTCCTTGTTATAATTCAAACGTTTATCCATTCTCGAACGCCTTTGATTTCTCTGAGGTGGAAAAGAGCTCTTTAGGGTTTATGGAGCTACTGGGTGTGCAGGATTATAGTCCTCTGCTTGAGTTACCTCAACTTTCAACAGTTTCTGTGCCTCATCACTCTACAGTTAAGGTTCCATCTGATAACGGGAAAGAGTCTTCCGAGGTGTTGAACCACCAACCCGCCACTCCAAACTCTTCTTCTATTTCATCTGCATCCAGTGATGCTGTCAATGATGAACAGAAGATGACTCTAGAccaagttgaagaagatgacgatgaagaagaagaagaagaaggacaacAGAAGACTAAGAAACA GTTGAAGCCAAAGAAGACAAATCAGAAGAGACAGAGAGAACCAAGATTCGCGTTCATGACGAAAAGCGAGGTCGATCATCTGGAAGATGGGTACAGATGGAGAAAGTACGGTCAAAAGGCCGTGAAAAACAGCCCTTTTCCCAG GAGCTACTATCGTTGCACCAGTGTTTCATGTAATGTGAAGAAACGCGTGGAGCGATCTTTCACTGATCCAAGCGTGGTAGTCACAACCTATGAAGGCCAACACACACATCCAAGCCCAGTTATGCCTCGCTCAGGTGTCTCCGCTGGATACGCCACCAACTTGGCTTCAGTTTTTCCACAAGCAGGAAACTACTTATCACAGTATCAGCAGCAGCACCACCACCAGCAACTTATTTTTAGCACATTGTCCTCTTTGGGTTTCCCTTACAATGACTCTTCCTCTCCAAAGAACGCTGGTTTTACTCAAGAGAGACGGCTTTGTAATCCGGGGACGAACGCATTTCTAAGGGATCATGGACTTCTTCAAGATGTTGTTCCTTCACACATGTTGAAAGAAGAGTAG
- the LOC137829411 gene encoding uncharacterized protein encodes MDSVHCFDLQGVQINTHVTKKKSTILEVLESFLHSADSEQVKVIGIDMEWHHTNDDLKKTKCATLNLCDGNTCLIIQLLHMDSIPKSLFNFLHLPDYSFVGIGIRDDLYQLEVEYGIRCRNAVELGPLAASVMKMPRLSGCGIDELTVAVNKLDLRKHRPLTALFKDWGQCALGVVQGVCFDLENEDSWVWKDGEALSYMVKSTYNRLRRGQEEVNVIVFKQLWRCKALPFALVTAWRVLENKLATRINLEKRGIAVESLV; translated from the exons ATGGATTCTGTTCATTGTTTTGATCTGCAAGGAGTGCAAATTAACACCCATGTCACCAAGAAGAAGAGTACGATCCTTGAGGTTCTAGAATCATTTTTGCATTCCGCAGATTCGGAGCAAGTGAAAGTTATTGGGATCGATATGGAGTGGCATCACACAAATGATGATTTGAAAAAAACCAAATGTGCCACCTTGAATCTTTGTGATGGAAACACATGTCTTATTATCCAGCTGCTGCATATGGATTCCATTCCCAAGTCTCTGTTTAATTTTCTTCATTTGCCGGATTATAGTTTCGTGGGTATTGGCATCAGAGATGATTTGTATCAGTTGGAGGTTGAGTATGGGATCAGGTGCAGAAATGCAGTGGAACTAGGGCCTTTAGCTGCCAGTGTCATGAAGATGCCTCGTTTGAGTGGTTGTGGCATCGATGAACTAACCGTCGCGGTTAATAAACTCGATCTTCGAAAACACAGACCCTTAACTGCTCTGTTTAAGGATTGGGGTCAATGTGCACTTGGC GTAGTCCAAGGTGTGTGTTTTGACTTGGAAAATGAGGATAGTTGGGTTTGGAAGGATGGGGAAGCGTTATCATATATGGTTAAATCTACCTATAATCGTCTTAGGAGGGGTCAAGAAGAGGTGAATGTCATCGTGTTTAAACAGCTTTGGAGATGTAAAGCCCTGCCTTTTGCACTTGTtactgcttggagggtgttggaaaatAAATTAGCTACTAGGATTAACTTGGAAAAGCGTGGGATTGCAGTTGAAAGTCTTGTGTAG
- the LOC137830190 gene encoding probable glycerol-3-phosphate acyltransferase 3 → MAKLLRSFFFKSLFFFWYRFLFRQFKNLIRFYRTISNSFSGATQFKHPKFSTLFHRSDLNEHTLVFDVENALLKSSSLFPYFMLVAFEAGGLLRAMVLVFLYPFVCVVGREMGLKIMVMTCFLGIKASSFRVGRSVLPKFLLEDVGSEMFEMLKKGGKQVGVSRLPRVMVESFLREYLEIDLVVGGELKTFCGYYLGLMENIKTTHALDLLKEGKGCSDMIGIISLNNTPNHEFFSHCKEVLVVSEADKRSWQKLERERYPRPLIFHDGRLALRPTPMESIAIFMWLPYAIILSVLRIFLSLSLPFTISTPLLIMTGLRLTTSASTEQNVTRKNNLYVCNHRTLLDPLYISFSLQKNMTALTYSLSKMSEMLSPIKTVRLMRNRDEDANMMKHLLGQGDLVVCPEGTTCREPYLLRFSPLFSEMCDEIVPVAVDTHVSMFHGTTAGGLKCLDPFFFLMNPSPIYTVKLLQHVFPSQFSHTTTTHVDQDSSKFQVANQVQSQIGTALGFHCTKLTRKDKYLMLAGNEGTVSNHGRAARCNS, encoded by the exons ATGGCTAAATTGTTAAGATCGTTTTTCTTCAagtctcttttctttttttggtACCGTTTTCTCTTTAGGCAGTTCAAGAACCTCATTCGCTTCTACAGAACCATTAGCAATTCTTTTTCTGGTGCAACACAGTTTAAACACCCCAAATTCTCCACTCTCTTTCACCGATCTGACCTCAACGAACACACCTTGGTCTTTGATGTGGAAAATgctttgttgaaatcctcttCTTTGTTTCCATATTTCATGCTTGTGGCCTTTGAGGCAGGAGGGCTACTTAGGGCCATGGTCTTGGTTTTTCTATACCCTTTTGTTTGTGTAGTAGGAAGGGAGATGGGGTTGAAAATAATGGTGATGACATGCTTCTTGGGGATCAAAGCATCAAGCTTCAGAGTGGGAAGGTCCGTGCTGCCAAAATTCTTGTTGGAGGACGTTGGTAGTGAAATGTTTGAGATGCTGAAAAAAGGAGGGAAGCAAGTGGGCGTGAGCAGACTCCCTCGAGTCATGGTGGAAAGCTTTCTGAGAGAATATTTGGAGATTGATTTGGTTGTAGGCGGAGAGCTGAAAACGTTCTGTGGATACTACTTGGGTTTGATGGAGAACATCAAAACTACGCATGCCTTAGACCTACTTAAAGAAGGAAAAGGATGTTCTGATATGATCGGAATAATAAGCCTCAACAACACTCCAAACCATGAATTTTTCTCTCACTGCAAG GAAGTGTTGGTGGTGTCAGAAGCAGACAAGAGAAGCTGGCAAAAGTTAGAAAGGGAGAGATACCCTAGACCCCTCATTTTTCATGATGGAAGATTAGCACTAAGACCTACTCCAATGGAATCCATAGCAATCTTCATGTGGCTTCCCTATGCGATTATCCTCTCTGTTCTTCGCATTTTCCTCTCCCTCTCACTCCCATTTACCATCTCAACACCCCTCTTGATAATGACTGGCCTACGTCTGACAACATCTGCATCTACAGAACAAAATGTTACTCGTAAAAATAATCTCTACGTCTGTAACCACAGAACCTTGCTAGACCCACTCTACATCTCCTTCTCTTTACAAAAGAATATGACTGCACTCACATACAGTCTAAGCAAGATGTCTGAGATGCTGTCCCCAATAAAAACGGTGCGGTTAATGAGAAACCGCGACGAGGACGCCAACATGATGAAACACTTGCTGGGTCAAGGTGACCTGGTGGTGTGTCCGGAGGGGACCACATGCAGAGAACCCTATTTATTAAGGTTCAGCCCTCTGTTCTCCGAAATGTGCGATGAAATTGTGCCGGTTGCAGTTGATACCCACGTTAGTATGTTCCACGGAACCACTGCCGGAGGGCTCAAATGCTTGGACCCATTCTTCTTTCTCATGAACCCCTCTCCCATCTACACTGTTAAACTTTTGCAACATGTCTTCCCTTCACAGTTTTCTCACACGACCACCACCCATGTTGACCAAGACAGCTCCAAATTTCAAGTGGCTAATCAGGTTCAATCACAAATTGGAACCGCGTTGGGATTTCACTGCACTAAACTTACCCGCAAGGACAAGTACTTGATGTTGGCTGGCAATGAGGGCACTGTTTCCAACCATGGGAGGGCCGCAAGATGTAACTCCTAG
- the LOC137830191 gene encoding uncharacterized protein isoform X2: protein MSHTIPREKDVAFDLESGGNTSEEDVGKDRCVGDKESKGVLGWEGNDGVPNIDGTDKGKTEIESFRNSAKSGDVVIIDENNLELFVDRGVVQQQLSNVNGNHAKQKIRPLYPKKPPKPPLPPTGPSLDAGDQKFVKELAELALRKRARVKKMKAVRKMKANKSSSSSSYTSLSAMVITVLFFLVIILHGMRSVSSASVGVMDSPEAAFGADEGLISVHLPSDFNTNEVLQER, encoded by the exons ATGAGCCATACTATCCCAAGAGAGAAAGACGTTGCATTTGACCTTGAAAGTGGTGGGAACACTAGCGAAGAGGATGTAGGCAAGGATCGTTGTGTTGGTGACAAAGAATCAAAGGGTGTTTTGGGTTGGGAAGGGAATGATGGGGTTCCAAACATTGATGGAACAGATAAGGGTAAAACTGAGATTGAGTCATTTAGAAATTCTGCAAAATCTGGAGATGTTGTGATTATAgatgaaaataatttagaattgtTTGTGGATAGGGGTGTTGTTCAACAGCAATTGTCTAATGTAAATGGTAATCATGCCAAACAAAAGATTAGGCCCTTGTACCCCAAAAAGCCTCCAAAGCCACCCCTGCCTCCTACCGGTCCTTCTCTTGATGCTGGTGATCAGAAGTTTGTCAAGGAACTTGCTGAGCTTGCCCTGAGAAAGCGCGCAAGGGTTAAGAAAATGAAAgcagtgagaaagatgaaagcAAACAAGTCGTCGTCATCATCAAGTTATACCAGTCTTTCTGCCATGGTCATCACTGTTCTCTTCTTCCTTGTCATAATACTCCATG GAATGAGATCTGTGAGTAGTGCTTCTGTTGGGGTAATGGATTCCCCTGAGGCTGCATTTGGGGCAGATGAAGGCTTGATTTCCGTTCACCTTCCCTCGGACTTCAACACGAATGAAG TTCTGCAAGAAAGATGA
- the LOC137830191 gene encoding uncharacterized protein isoform X1: MSHTIPREKDVAFDLESGGNTSEEDVGKDRCVGDKESKGVLGWEGNDGVPNIDGTDKGKTEIESFRNSAKSGDVVIIDENNLELFVDRGVVQQQLSNVNGNHAKQKIRPLYPKKPPKPPLPPTGPSLDAGDQKFVKELAELALRKRARVKKMKAVRKMKANKSSSSSSYTSLSAMVITVLFFLVIILHGMRSVSSASVGVMDSPEAAFGADEGLISVHLPSDFNTNEGDVPGSHYSFLQER; encoded by the exons ATGAGCCATACTATCCCAAGAGAGAAAGACGTTGCATTTGACCTTGAAAGTGGTGGGAACACTAGCGAAGAGGATGTAGGCAAGGATCGTTGTGTTGGTGACAAAGAATCAAAGGGTGTTTTGGGTTGGGAAGGGAATGATGGGGTTCCAAACATTGATGGAACAGATAAGGGTAAAACTGAGATTGAGTCATTTAGAAATTCTGCAAAATCTGGAGATGTTGTGATTATAgatgaaaataatttagaattgtTTGTGGATAGGGGTGTTGTTCAACAGCAATTGTCTAATGTAAATGGTAATCATGCCAAACAAAAGATTAGGCCCTTGTACCCCAAAAAGCCTCCAAAGCCACCCCTGCCTCCTACCGGTCCTTCTCTTGATGCTGGTGATCAGAAGTTTGTCAAGGAACTTGCTGAGCTTGCCCTGAGAAAGCGCGCAAGGGTTAAGAAAATGAAAgcagtgagaaagatgaaagcAAACAAGTCGTCGTCATCATCAAGTTATACCAGTCTTTCTGCCATGGTCATCACTGTTCTCTTCTTCCTTGTCATAATACTCCATG GAATGAGATCTGTGAGTAGTGCTTCTGTTGGGGTAATGGATTCCCCTGAGGCTGCATTTGGGGCAGATGAAGGCTTGATTTCCGTTCACCTTCCCTCGGACTTCAACACGAATGAAGGTGATGTACCTGGCTCTCACTATTCat TTCTGCAAGAAAGATGA